In Eubalaena glacialis isolate mEubGla1 chromosome 2, mEubGla1.1.hap2.+ XY, whole genome shotgun sequence, a single genomic region encodes these proteins:
- the LOC133084871 gene encoding aldo-keto reductase family 1 member C3-like encodes MSQMRLFSLKMNDGCFMPMLGLGTSAPPQVAKSEVEKAIKRAIDVGYRHIDSAYMYQNEEEIGRAIQMKIADGTVKRGDLFYTTKLWSTFFRPELVQTCLESSLRKLQMSYVDLYLIHFPIAMKPGEDFFPKDTYGNIIFDTVDLCTTWEALEKCKDAGLTKSIGVSNFNRKQLEMILNKPGLKYKPVCNQVECHPYLNQSKLLEFCKSKDILLVAYATLGSDLRKKWVKKDNPVLLQDPVLNTIAEKHRRTPAQVTLRYQLQRGVIALAKSFNEKRLKENFQVFEFQLTPEDMQSLDGLNRNMRYFEEDSLSHHPNYPFHDEY; translated from the exons ATGAGTCAAAtgagacttttttctttaaagatgaaTGATGGATGCTTCATGCCTATGCTGGGATTGGGCACTTCTGCCCCTCCTCAG GTTGCTAAGAGTGAGGTAGAAAAGGCCATCAAGAGAGCAATCGATGTAGGCTACCGCCATATTGATTCAGCTTATATGTaccaaaatgaagaagaaattggGAGGGCCATCCAGATGAAGATTGCAGATGGCACTGTGAAGAGGGGTGACTTATTCTACACTACGAAG TTGTGGAGCACCTTTTTCCGTCCAGAATTGGTCCAAACTTGCCTGGAAAGCTCACTGAGGAAACTTCAAATGAGCTATGTGGATCTTTATCTTATTCATTTCCCAATAGCTATGAAG CCTGGGGAGGACTTTTTCCCAAAGGACACATATGGAAACATCATTTTTGACACAGTGGATCTCTGTACCACATGGGAG gccctggagAAGTGTAAGGATGCAGGACTGACCAAGTCCATTGGGGTGTCCAACTTTAACCGCAAGCAGCTGGAGATGATCCTGAATAAGCCGGGGCTCAAGTACAAGCCCGTCTGCAACCAG GTGGAATGTCACCCTTACCTCAACCAGAGCAAACTGCTGGAGTTCTGCAAGTCCAAGGACATTCTCCTTGTTGCATATGCTACCTTGGGGTCTGACTTAAGGAAGAAATG ggtGAAAAAGGACAATCCAGTTCTCCTGCAGGATCCAGTACTCAACACCATTGCTGAAAAGCACAGGCGAACTCCAGCCCAGGTCACCCTGCGCTATCAGCTGCAGAGAGGGGTGATTGCTCTGGCCAAGAGCTTCAATGAAAAGAGGCTCAAGGAGAACTTCCAG GTTTTTGAATTCCAGTTGACCCCAGAGGATATGCAAAGTCTAGATGGCCTAAACAGAAACATGCGCTATTTTGAAGAAGATTC ACTGTCTCATCATCCAAATTATCCATTTCATGATGAATATTAA